A genomic region of Rhipicephalus sanguineus isolate Rsan-2018 chromosome 1, BIME_Rsan_1.4, whole genome shotgun sequence contains the following coding sequences:
- the LOC119395871 gene encoding protein inturned gives MTSMPQTLRILENSHVNRAFSEEVCDCESSSATPDGCSDKSYEPEWAENIGPKGDLFYIEPRYKSSFGTRSITASDKSSGNDSQVVRSKGFGSEAKNKFRSLVGRKKVKHRSGDGQLDVSQCQKEPSLRSFNKAECIEVFIDVDPARHNYGRRATICEALFGIIPGTLPSRLATAEMLEECSPVMVQGLLPDGEAIKTGAIKIGDVLRSVDGSSVNEKNIDTILRGISKAQKVKLQFVRPEENTLAGCDKYTYPQSINAQSSLIKQLSGDSAMVQQVKQQLHQIPHAFIYQGFCSDMHQQNEPARRTEQFYRFPDYDHTLSNLRGMFVTLSCVLGDVTAAKPQSSSLSVDGHLVHVAYFHEENGMAVLCLPAAHATPEEVRSFLLEIVKLLKLEYRSLTQAFRTVEAHGCIDLFLLHFFREMLLEPGQECNRHRFIRSLPHVHWLHLPTEAQAHVDTVLSELESADVSEAFDRSSRCFTFLGSCAFYKGFLLGNHLPKDYLESVFLYCRHYQLLTLTKEESVGQVVVWKEIFLRDEFVTVRYFVLIVGLKHSLILSLLEVGGCASVSEDNPAPDAFYIDRVQNSLLQLDSLGVLSVAESCLLNRGSAPGSTVSSASSKSWCQSSMKDSHSSLSLTVPQSLSPRRARRSSDVEQCHLLHCTSNHFDCSEHDPQMSRSYSSCSDTNGLRARHCSISTSSDCDSRTSGSDVYQGRDEKLQRAFTSSYDLSSLRRSLEDGSSQCQNQAQTSQLNTCADENLVFHYLSIDVGEGVFVAPVECAVKSNLGAEVVDNFYRCCLEIRKVFNSTAKDTRMAREDEVECESKFLSDRSLSCVKEHGVLFTCPTSSGSRSRSKGPISYWVVGRLFADKCQPREIYVCMHEDVSATALEMAFRLSFGLQI, from the coding sequence ATGACTTCAATGCCTCAGACACTTCGAATTTTGGAGAACTCCCACGTCAACCGCGCTTTCTCTGAAGAAGTGTGCGACTGCGAATCGAGCAGCGCAACACCGGACGGATGCAGCGACAAGTCGTACGAACCCGAGTGGGCCGAGAACATCGGCCCGAAAGGCGACCTGTTCTACATTGAACCACGGTACAAGTCGTCATTCGGGACAAGATCCATCACTGCATCTGACAAGAGTTCTGGAAATGACTCTCAAGTTGTGCGCTCTAAGGGCTTCGGCTCTGAAGCTAAAAACAAGTTCCGAAGCCTAGTCGGACGCAAAAAGGTCAAACACCGCAGTGGCGACGGCCAGCTCGACGTTTCGCAGTGTCAAAAAGAGCCATCGCTGCGCTCCTTCAACAAAGCGGAATGCATCGAAGTGTTCATTGACGTCGATCCGGCGCGTCACAATTATGGACGAAGGGCGACAATCTGCGAGGCGCTGTTTGGCATAATACCTGGAACTCTCCCGTCGAGGCTTGCCACCGCCGAAATGCTTGAGGAATGCTCCCCTGTAATGGTGCAAGGACTTTTGCCCGATGGTGAGGCCATCAAGACCGGAGCTATAAAAATTGGAGATGTTCTGAGAAGCGTCGATGGCTCCAGTGTGAATGAGAAGAACATTGATACCATTCTGCGAGGCATTTCTAAAGCACAAAAGGTGAAGCTCCAGTTTGTTCGCCCCGAAGAGAACACACTTGCAGGGTGCGATAAGTACACTTACCCGCAAAGTATCAACGCTCAAAGCTCACTTATCAAACAGTTGTCCGGAGACAGTGCAATGGTTCAGCAAGTGAAACAGCAACTTCACCAAATACCCCATGCATTTATCTATCAAGGCTTCTGCAGTGACATGCACCAGCAGAATGAACCAGCGCGTCGAACTGAGCAATTTTATCGGTTTCCTGACTACGATCATACCCTTTCGAACCTTAGAGGCATGTTTGTAACTCTGAGTTGTGTGCTTGGAGATGTTACTGCAGCCAAGCCACAAAGCAGTAGCCTCAGTGTGGATGGGCATCTGGTCCATGTAGCCTACTTTCATGAAGAAAATGGTATGGCTGTCCTCTGTCTCCCAGCAGCACATGCAACTCCGGAAGAAGTTCGTAGTTTTCTTTTggaaatcgtgaagcttctcaagttAGAATACAGGTCATTGACCCAGGCCTTTAGGACTGTAGAGGCTCATGGCTGCATTGACCTATTCCTGCTTCACTTCTTTCGTGAAATGCTTTTAGAACCTGGACAAGAGTGTAACAGACACAGGTTTATACGTTCCTTGCCTCATGTACATTGGTTACATCTTCCCACGGAAGCTCAAGCTCATGTTGACACTGTGCTAAGTGAGCTTGAGTCGGCAGACGTGTCCGAGGCATTTGATCGTTCGTCCAGGTGCTTTACATTCCTTGGCTCGTGCGCTTTCTACAAGGGCTTCCTCCTTgggaaccacttgcccaaggatTACCTCGAAAGTGTGTTCCTTTATTGCCGCCATTACCAGCTACTGACACTCACAAAGGAAGAATCAGTTGGGCAGGTGGTGGTGTGGAAGGAGATTTTCCTTCGAGATGAGTTTGTAACTGTTCGGTATTTTGTGCTTATTGTGGGGCTTAAGCACAGCCTCATACTATCACTTCTTGAAGTTGGTGGCTGTGCATCTGTTTCAGAGGACAATCCTGCACCTGATGCATTCTATATTGATAGAGTTCAAAACTCTTTGCTGCAGCTCGACTCTCTCGGAGTGCTCTCTGTGGCTGAAAGTTGCCTTTTGAATCGTGGCTCTGCACCTGGCTCTACGGTGAGTTCTGCAAGCTCCAAAAGCTGGTGCCAAAGCTCAATGAAAGATAGCCATTCAAGCTTGTCTCTCACAGTTCCACAGTCGCTGTCCCCAAGGCGAGCTAGAAGGAGTAGCGATGTGGAACAGTGTCATCTTTTGCACTGCACAAGCAACCACTTTGACTGTTCTGAGCATGACCCACAGATGAGCAGAAGCTACAGCAGCTGTAGCGACACGAACGGACTGCGTGCCCGACACTGCTCAATCTCCACCAGCTCTGATTGCGACTCCCGCACCAGTGGCAGTGACGTCTACCAGGGACGGGATGAAAAGTTGCAGAGAGCTTTCACCAGTAGTTACGACCTGAGCAGCCTTCGTCGCAGCCTCGAAGATGGCAGCAGTCAGTGCCAAAATCAGGCACAAACTTCACAGTTAAATACCTGTGCTGATGAAAATCTTGTTTTCCACTACCTCAGCATAGATGTGGGAGAAGGTGTGTTCGTAGCACCGGTGGAATGTGCAGTTAAGAGCAATCTGGGTGCCGAAGTTGTTGACAACTTCTATCGCTGTTGCCTAGAGATCAGAAAGGTATTTAACAGTACAGCAAAAGACACTCGAATGGCTAGGGAAGATGAGGTAGAGTGTGAGAGCAAGTTCCTTTCAGACAGAAGCCTTTCATGTGTAAAAGAGCATGGAGTGCTTTTTACCTGCCCTACCTCCAGTGGTAGCAGAAGCCGGTCCAAGGGCCCCATTTCGTATTGGGTTGTGGGCCGTCTTTTTGCTGACAAGTGTCAACCAAGAGAGATTTATGTCTGTATGCACGAGGATGTTTCTGCAACTGCATTGGAGATGGCATTCAGGCTGTCCTTCGGCTTGCAGATATAA